GGCTATGGGCTGTGGTCCAAAGTGGTTATGGCGCTGATCATCATCTATTTCCCGGTCACTTCCTCGTTCTTTGACGCTTTGATGCGCACCAACCAAGACTGGCTAGGCCTCGCGCGCGTCATGGGGGCCTCTGGACGGCGTGTCATGTGGCACATCCGCATCCCCGCCGCCCTGCCGGGTTTTGCCTCGGGGTTGCGCCTGGCGGCAGTTTATGCGCCCATCGGGGCGATCATCGGCGAATGGGTGGGGGCGAGCAAAGGCCTTGGGTATCTTATGCTGCTGGCCAATGGCCGCGCCAAGATCGACCTGATGTTTGCCAGCCTGATCGTTCTGGCGGTTCTGACCATGGGCCTGCATGCCGCCACAGATTATTTCTGCCGTAGATTTCTGGACCGCACGCAAAGCTGACACTGGTCACCAAGACAATTGATTTGGCGCAATGCTGGCGTGTTATTTTCGGGCTACACTCTCCTCTAAAGGAGCATGCCCATGGCCGCTAAAACCAAAACTGAATTGCTCGAAATCACCGACAAAGAACTTAAAAAACTAATCAATCTGATCGCGCCTATTTCTGATGAGATGGCGCTTGTCAAGGACCAGGACGACACCTCTATCAAAGATGTCGTGGCCCATCGCGCCCATTGGATAGAGCTGTATTTGGGGTGGTATGCTGACGGGCAAGCCGGCAAACCTGTGTATTTTCCAGCTCAAGGTTACAAATGGAATGATTTGAAACGCTACAACTCAAATCTGCGCAAACAGCAAGCTGATCTGGGGTGGGGGGCCGCCCGCACCTTGTTAGGTGACCGACACAAAGCTTTACGGGACTTTTTGAATTCCCGTTCTGAAACAGAGCTTTATGGCGGCCCAATGCGGGGCGCAAACAATAATTGGACAGCGGGCCGTTGGGCCGAGG
This portion of the Cognatishimia sp. WU-CL00825 genome encodes:
- a CDS encoding ClbS/DfsB family four-helix bundle protein; the encoded protein is MAAKTKTELLEITDKELKKLINLIAPISDEMALVKDQDDTSIKDVVAHRAHWIELYLGWYADGQAGKPVYFPAQGYKWNDLKRYNSNLRKQQADLGWGAARTLLGDRHKALRDFLNSRSETELYGGPMRGANNNWTAGRWAEAAGPSHYRSAAKYIRAVLRNKKAPAPNTLGP
- a CDS encoding ABC transporter permease, which produces MKSWQAGIASALLGLTLWQAIVWFGDLPKFILPGPALVAETLWKSRLLIAENAIVTISEVLLGLCLGAVLGGLSAIGLAASPIARALVRPMLVFSQAVPVFALAPILTLWLGYGLWSKVVMALIIIYFPVTSSFFDALMRTNQDWLGLARVMGASGRRVMWHIRIPAALPGFASGLRLAAVYAPIGAIIGEWVGASKGLGYLMLLANGRAKIDLMFASLIVLAVLTMGLHAATDYFCRRFLDRTQS